One Archocentrus centrarchus isolate MPI-CPG fArcCen1 chromosome 10, fArcCen1, whole genome shotgun sequence genomic region harbors:
- the ccng1 gene encoding cyclin-G1, translated as MIDTVTGPGTQPFAARLKPLIDLEGRYQPKLSGLRLIESAQDNGLRMTSRLRELEVKDLLSLTRFFGFSSETFSLAVSLLDRFLSVMKIQPKHLSCVGLCCFYIAVKSTEEEKNVPLASDLIRISQNRFTVSDMMRMEKIIMEKLYWKVKAPTALRFLRLFHSHVLEQLDSESMKILSLERLEAQLKACHCSFVFSKIKPSLLALALLCYEAHEQHDPEHLDKVSEALSNLQQQLNIKDGDLVCMRELAGKCLAEYATAKCCKPNVQRLRWTISGRTARQLKHSYYKITHLPTIPESAC; from the exons ATGATTGACACTGTAACAGGACCCGGGACACAGCCCTTCGCAGCCCGGCTGAAGCCCCTGATTGATCTGGAGGGCCGATACCAACCAAAGCTGAGTGGCTTGAGGCTTATTGAAAGCGCCCAGGACAACGGCCTCAGGATGACTTCTCGACTGAGGGAGCTGGAGGTGAAGGACCTGCTCTCTCTGACCAGgttctttggtttcagctcGGAGACCTTCTCGCTGGCTGTCAGTTTGCTGGACCGATTTCTGTCTGTAATGAAG ATTCAGCCAAAGCACCTTTCCTGTGTCGGCCTGTGCTGCTTTTACATTGCTGTGAAATccacagaagaagagaagaacgTGCCCCTGGCCAGTGACTTGATCCGCATCAGTCAGAATCGCTTCACGGTGTCTGACATGATGAGGATGGAGAAGATCATCATGGAGAAGCTCTACTGGAAGGTGAAGGCCCCCACGGCCCTGCGCTTTCTCCGCCTCTTTCACAGCCACGTCCTGGAGCAGCTCGACTCTGAGAG catGAAGATCCTGAGCCTTGAGAGACTGGAGGCGCAGCTGAAAGCCTGTCACTGCTCATTTGTCTTCTCCAAAATAAAG ccaTCTCTACTTGCCTTGGCTCTCCTGTGTTATGAGGCCCATGAGCAACATGACCCCGAGCACCTCGACAAAGTATCTGAGGCCTTGAGcaatctgcagcagcagctaaaT ATCAAAGACGGAGACCTGGTTTGCATGCGTGAGTTAGCTGGAAAATGCCTGGCTGAGTACGCCACCGCAAAGTGCTGCAAGCCGAATGTCCAGAGACTTCGCTGGACTATTTCGGGGAGAACTGCACGTCAGCTGAAGCACAGCTACTACAAGATCACTCACCTTCCCACCATACCTGAGTCAGCTTGTTAA